The genomic DNA tgtcgggggggggggtttgatgcccggtgtcggggggggggtttgatgcccggtgtcgggggggggggtttgatgcccggtgtcggggggggggggtttgatgcccggtgtcgggggggggggggtttgatgcccagtgtcggggggggggggtttgatgcccggtgtcggggggggggggtttgatgcccggtgtcggggggggggtttgatgcccagtgtcggggggggggggtttgatgcccggtgtcgggggggggggtttgatgcccggtgtcgggggggggggtttgatgcccggtgtcgggggggggggtttgatgcccggtgtcgggggggggggtttgatgcccggtgtcggggggggggtttgatgcccggtgtcggggggggggtttgatgcccggtgtcggggggggggggggtttgatgcccggtgtcggggggggggggtttgatgcccggtgtcggggggggggggtttgatgcccggtgtcggggggggggggtttgatgcccggtgtcgggggggggggtttgatgcccggtgtcgggggggggtttgatgcccagtgtcgggggggggggtttgatgcccggtgtcggggggggggggtttgatgcccggtgtcggggggggggggtttgatgcccggtgtcggggggggggggtttgatgcccggtgtcggggggggggggtttgatgcccggtgtcgggggggggggtttgatgcccggtgtcgggggggggggtttgatgcccggtgtcgggggggggggtttgatgcccggtgtcgggggggggtttgatgcccggtgtcggtgggggggggggtttgatgcccggtgtcggtgggggggggggtttgatgcccggtgtcggggggggggggtttgatgcccggtgtcggtgggggggggggtttgatgcccgggtgtcgggggggggggtttgatgcccagtgtcgggggggggggggggtttgatgcccggtgtcgggggggggggtttgatgcccggtgtcgggggggggggtttgatgcccggtgtcgggggggggggggtttgatgcccggtgtcgggggggggggggcggtttgatgcccggtgtcggggggggggggggtttgatgcccggtgtcggggggggggtttgatgcccggtgtcggggggggggtttgatgcccggtgtcggggggggggggggtttgatgcccggtgtcgggggggggggggtttgatgcccggtgtcggggggggggtttgatgcccagtgtcgggggggggggtttgatgcccggtgtcggggggggggggggtttgatgcccggtgtcggggggggggggtttgatgcccagtgtcggggggggtgggggtttgatgcccggtgtcggggggggggggggtttgatgcccggtgtcggggggggggtttgatgcccggtgtcggggggggggggggtttgatgcccggtgtcggggggggggtttgatgcccggtgtcgggggggggtttgatgcccggtgtcgggggggggtttgatgcccggtgtcggggggggtgtttgatgcccggtgtcgggggggggtgtttgatgcccggtgtcgggggggggtgtttgatgcccggtgtcgggggggggtttgatgcccggtgtcgggggggggggtgtttgatgcccggtgtcgggggggggtttgatgcccggtgtcggggggggggggggtttgatgcccggtgtcgggggggggggtttgatgcccggtgtcgggggggggtttgatgcccggtgtcggggggggggggtttgatgcccggtgtcggggggggggggtttgatgcccggtgtcgggggggggtttgatgcccggtgtcggggggggggggtttgatgcccggtgtgggggggggtgcttgatgcccggtgtcgggggggggtttgatgcccggtgtcggggggtggggggtttgatGCCcgttgtcgggggggggggtttgatgcccggtgtcggggggggggggtttgatgcccggtgtcggggggggagtttgatgcccggtgtcggggggggggggtttgatgccccggtgtcgggggggggggggtttgatgcccggtgtcggggggggggtttgatgcccggtgtcggggggggggggttttgatgcccggtgtcgggggggggtttgatgcccgttgtcgggggggggggtttgatgcccggtgtcggggggggggtttgatgcccgttgtcggggggggggggtttgatgcccggtgtcggggggggggtttgatgcccggtgtcggtgggggggggtttgatgcccggtgtcgggggggggggtttgatgcccggtgtcgggggggggtttgatgcccggtgtcgggggggggggggttttgatgcccggtgtcggggggggggcgtTTGATGCCCGGTGTCGGGGGGGGTTTATTGTCCGGTGTCGGGCGGCGTGTTTACCCCCCACCCCGTGTATCGATCCTAGGACCCGGTGGGACCGCACAGCCCGAGCGCTTCATTCACCAAGAGAATTAAATTATTATTTCACTGTCTTCATTACTTGGTTGTgattttgagtttttaaaaataaaaacattccCTGATCCCCTCCTCGTAACAggccggaggtgggggggggcgttggtgggggaggtgggggacacAGAAAATAGAGAATCCTGCAACCATATCGTCATCATCATGATCATTATTatcatgatgatgatgacgattatgatgacgatgatgatgacgatgatgatgatgacgatgatgatgacgatgatgatgacgacgatgatgacgacgatgatgatgatgatcatcgtcatcatcatcgtcatcatcatcatcgtcataatcgtcatcatcatcgtcatcatcatcgtcGTCATAATCGTCGTCATCGTCGTCAtaatcgtcatcatcatcatcgtcatcatcatcgtcatcatcatcgtcatcatcatcatcgtcatcatcgtcatcatcatcatcgtcatcatcatcgtcatcatcatcgtcgtcatcatcatcgtcatcatcatcgtcatcatcatcatcaccatcatcgtcatcatcaccatcatcgtcatcatcactGTCCTCATTGTCATCATCGTCATCGTTATCATCATCTTCATCGTCGttatcatcatcgtcatcatcatcctcattgtcatcatcgtcatcatcgccatcatcatcatcgccatcatcatcatcgtcatcgtcatcatcatcgtcatcgtcatcatcatcatcaccgtcatcatcgtcatcatcatcaccgtcatcatcatcatcatcgccatcatcatcaccgtcatcatcatcatcatcgccatcatcatcaccgtcatcatcatcatcatcgtcatcatcgcCATCATCATCACCGTCGTCATCGTCGTCATCATCACCGTCATCGTTATCATCATCACCGTCATCgttatcatcatcatcgtcatcgttATCATCATCACCGTCATCGTTATCATCGTCATCGTTATCATCATCACCGTCATCGTTATCATCGTCATCGTTATCATCATCACCGTCATCgttatcatcatcatcgtcatcgttATCATCGTCATCgttatcatcatcatcgtcatcgttATCATCGACATCATCAGCACCGTCATTGTTATCATTGACATCATCATCGACATCATCTtcttcatcgtcatcatcatcatcatcgtcatcatcatcatcatcgacaTCATCTTCTTCATCGTCATCATcgacatcaccatcatcatcatcatcgttatcgtcgtcgtcgtcgtcgtcgtcgtcgtcatcATCGTTATCGTCATCATCGTCATGGTCATCATTATCGTCACCATCATCATCGTTATCGTCAtcgtcatcatcgtcatcatcgtTATCGTCATCATCGTTATTGTCATCATCGTCATCGTCATCGTCATCATCGTTATCGTCATCATCGTCATCGTCATCATCGTTATCGTCGTCATCATCGTTATCGTCATCATCGTCATCGTTATCGTCGTCATCATCATTATCGTCACCATCGTCATCGTCATCGTCATCATCGTTATCGTCATCATCGTCATGGTCATCATTATCGTCACCATCGTCATCGTCATCGTCATCATCGTCATCGTCATCATCGTCATGGTCATCATTATCGTCACCATCGTCATCGTCATCATCGTTATCGTCATCATCGTCATGGTCATCATTATCGTCACCATCGTCATCGTCATCGTCATCATCGTTATCGTCGTCATCATCGTTATCGTCATCATCGTCATGGTCATCATTATCGTCACCATCGTCATCGTCATCGTCATCATCGTTATCGTCGTCATCATCGTTATCGTCATCATCGTCATGGTCATCATTATCGtcaccatcatcatcgtcatcatcgtcatcatcgtTATCGTCATCATTATCGtcaccatcatcatcgtcatcgtcATCATCGTTAtcgtcatcatcgtcatcatcgtCATCGTCATCATCGTTATCGTCATCATCGTCATCGTCATCATCGTTATCGTCGTCATCATCGTTATCGTCATCATCGTCATGGTCATCATTATCGtcaccatcatcatcgtcatcgtcATCATCGTTATCGTCGTCATCATCGTTATCGTCATCATCGTCATGGTCATCATTATCGtcaccatcatcatcgtcatcgtcATCATCGTCATCGTCATCATCGTTATCGTCGTCATCATCGTTATCGTCATCATCGTCATGGTCATCATTATCGTCACCATCATCATCGtcaccatcatcatcgtcatcgtcATCATCGTTATCGTCGTCATCATCGTTATCGTCATCATCGTCATGGTCATCATTATCGtcaccatcatcatcgtcatcgtcatcatcgtcatcatcgtTATCGTCATCATCGTTATCGTCATCATCGTCATGGTCATCATTATCGtcaccatcatcatcgtcatcgtcatcatcgtcatcatcgtTATCGTCATCATCGTTATCGTCATCATCGTCATGGTCATCATTATCGtcaccatcatcatcgtcatcgtcatcatcgtcatcgtcatcatcatcatcatcgttatcgtcatcatcatcatcgttaTCGTCATCATCgttatcgtcatcatcatcatcgttaTCGTCATCATCGTTatcgtcatcatcatcgtcatcgtcatcatcgttatcgtcatcatcatcgtcatcatcatcgtcGTTAtcgtcatcgtcatcatcatcattgtcatcatcgtcatcattatcatcatcatcgtcatcattatcatcatcatcgtcatcagcATCAGttccccaactccccttcctcaaccACAAATCATCATTCACAAATCTTGATCCCCAACTCCTCATCCTCAactccccatcctcattcccaacTCCTTATCCCTAACTCCTGATTCCCAACTCCCCATCCTCGTCCCCAACCGCTCGTCCCCAACACCACGCCCCCAACCTCTCGTCCCCAACTCCTCGTCCCAAACTCCTCATTCTCATCTGCAAAACCTTATCCTTATTCATAATTCCTGATCCCCAACTCAGCAACCCCAATTCCACACCCTCATCATCAACTCCTTGTCTCAAATCCCTCGAACTCAACTCTTCATCCCCAACTCCCCGTCCCCAACTCTTCATCCCCAACTCCCCGTCCCCAACTCTTCATCCATAACTTCTCAacatcatccccaacacctcgttCCCAACTCCTCATGCTCAATTCATCATCCTTAACTCCTCATTCTCAAGTCTTCATCCCCAACTTCATCCCCATTCTCAAAGatggtaatctccagattactcctggtgcgacaccctagtgagtatagaaacaggaggatagagcagatgaatgcatggctggagagatggtgctggaaggagggctttagattcctggggcattgggaccagttctggggaagttgGGACcggtacaggccggacgggttgcaccttaacagagctgggaccaatgtcctcacggggagattCGCCagtgctgggggggtggggggattaaactaatttgtcagggggatgggcaccaggatgcagcattggaaaggagaaacaaggtgcacaaagga from Heptranchias perlo isolate sHepPer1 unplaced genomic scaffold, sHepPer1.hap1 HAP1_SCAFFOLD_171, whole genome shotgun sequence includes the following:
- the LOC137309605 gene encoding uncharacterized protein produces the protein MMMIIVIIIVIIIIVIIVIIIVIIIVVIIVVIVVIIVIIIIVIIIVIIIVIIIIVIISSSSSLSSSSSSLSSSSSSSSLSSSSSSPSSSSPSSSSSSSSSSSSSSSSSPSSSSSSSPSSSSSSPSSSPSSSSSSPSSSPSSSSSSSSSPSSSPSSSSSSSPSSLSSSPSSLSSSSSSLSSSPSSLSSSSLSSSPSSLSSSSLSSSPSSLSSSSSSLSSSSLSSSSSSLSSTSSAPSLLSLTSSSTSSSSSSSSSSSSSSSSSTSSSSSSSSTSPSSSSSLSSSSSSSSSSSSLSSSSSWSSLSSPSSSLSSSSSSSSSLSSSSLLSSSSSSSSSSLSSSSSSSSSLSSSSSLSSSSSSLSSSSSLSSPSSSSSSSSLSSSSSWSSLSSPSSSSSSSSSSSSSSWSSLSSPSSSSSSLSSSS